In Caldisericum sp., the genomic stretch GATCTCTCGCTACGCTCAGGATAATTTTGAATTATGTTTTTATACAGGTATTGACAAAAATTTATTTTTATGTATAATTAAATTAGAATTTAGAAAAATTATAAAATAGGAGGTGAGAAGATGGAAGAAGTTAAAAGATTACCTTTATTAGGGGAAAAATTCCCAGAATTTACTGTCAAAACAACACATGGTGTAAAGAAATTACCAGATGACTACAAAGGAAAGTGGCTTGTTTTATTTAGCCATCCTGCAGATTTCACACCAGTATGCACAACTGAATTTGTTGCATTCGCAAAGAGATACGACCAATTTAAGAAACTCAACACAGAACTTCTTGGACTTTCAATTGACCAGGTTTTCTCTCACATTAAATGGGTTGAGTGGATTGAGAACACCTTAAAGGTGCAAATTCCATTCCCAATAATTGCAGATGACAGAGGTCAGGTTGCTGAAGCACTTGGAATGCTTCATCCAAACAAAGGCACAAACACAGTAAGAGCAGTATTTGTTATTGATGATAAAGGAATTCTAAGGCTTATGCTCTACTATCCTCAGGAACTTGGAAGAAATATGGACGAAATTTTAAGAATTGTTGAAGGCTTACAACTTGCAGATAAAGAAGGCGTTGCAATCCCTGCAAACTGGCCAAACAACGAACTTATTAAGGACGAAGTTATTGTTCCACCAGCGGCAGATGTTGAAACTGCTTCAAAGAGGATGAAGGAATACACCTGCTACGATTGGTGGTTCTGCCACAAGAAAGCAAAATAATAGAAGTTATAAAGACAATAAAGGCGGGGCAAAAACCCCGCCTTTTATGGTTAAGACTCCTCCTTTTTCATTTACTTGAAGTTCTCTTTTCCAAATTCGTAGCCTCTGTTAAATGCCTTGATGTTGAGGTTCACATACTGAGGCTTAAAACTTTCTTTTATTGCTTCCTCTATAAATTCCTTTTCCACAGGAAAATTTGGGACCGATGCGCCAACACCAAGAATAACCATATTTGATAAAATGCTATCGCCAACTTCTTTTGCAATCCCTTCTGCATCAACAGGAATTACAACTTTTAAATGTTTTTTAAGCTCGTTAATATATTCAGCGCTTGTTAAATACTCGGAAATTCCCAAAGACGCAGTAAATGGAACGATCTCAGCAGTATTTACAACAGCAATTGTATTTTCGTTCATCTTTGGAAGACTTCGCAAAGCTTCAAGCGGCTCAAAAGCAAGAAGCAAGTCTGCGCTTCCGCTTTTTATAATCGGACCATTTACATCGCCTATACGCACTTCAACAGGCACAACACCGCCCCTTTGAGACATACCGTGGATTTCAGAAGTAACAACATTAATACCTTTTTTGATACATGCCTGCCCTATTACAATCGAAGTTTTTACAACTCCCTGACCACCAACACCTGTAATATAAATGTTATATTGCATACCTCACCTCGAGTATATGATAACAATAATAAGAAAAATTGCAAAAAACTTTTTTCTCTTACTTATCCTTCAATTCCTTTAGCATTTCTTTAATTTCCTTAAGTTCAAGGTAAGACCTGTAAGAATTTAAACTGATGTTGTGGAGCCAAATAAATGGAAGAATAGCAAGAGCAATCACAATAATCACATAAACTAAAACTAAACTACCCGCTAATAATCCACCGTACATTTCTACCTCCTTTTAAAATAATTACATTAACATTATAATGAATCTGGAGGAAAAAATGGAAACAATTCCAACAATTTATAAAAGGCTTTGTCCAAACTGCGGAAATGACGTAACTGATGAAAGGTTAAAATTGGGTCTTACATGCGAGATTTGTCTTGATAAGGTTGTCCCAAAAGAAAAAATTTGCGACTACCTTAAGATAGAACAATTTAAAGCCGTATGCACTCTTAGAAAGCACATTGCAAACTTCAAGGAGAGTTTCAAAGAAACGTTTGGAATGGATTTATCAACCCTGCAAGAGATGTGGGCAACAAGATTCTTCCTCAATAACTCCTTTGCACTCATTGCACCAACAGGAATCGGAAAAACCACTTTCGGGCTAACCCTTTCAAAATACATTACCGAAAGAAATCTTGGCTTTGTGTATCTTATCTTTCCAACAAATATCCTCGTAAAGCAAGCAAAGGAAAGGCTCATAAAATACGGCGTAGATGAAAATGATATCGTTGCATACGACTCAAACCTCCCGAAAAAGGAATTGCAGGTTCTAAAATCACGAATAAATGATGCAGACTTTAGAATACTCATTACAACAACAAACTTCCTCTACAAGAATTTTGATTCAGTTCCAAAGGGGCTATACTCACTTGTCTTTATAGATGATGTTGATTCGGTCTTAAAAAACTCAAAAAATATCGATAAAATTCTCAAACTTCTTAATTTCAATGACGCTGACATTGATAAGACAATGAATCTCATCAACCTAAAAAGAATGTTCCTCAGTAAGAAAATTGATGAGGATACTCTTAATAGAGCGCAGGAAGAGGTTGCAAAGATAAAGGAGAAAAGAAAAGGCGTTTTAATTGTGTCTTCTGCGACAACAAACCCGAAGTCCAAGAAAGTCCTTCTTTTTAGAGAACTTCTCGATTTCGAGGTTGGAAAAGTTGTTTCAACTTTAAGAAATGTAATCGATGCATATAAATTGACCCAAAAAGACCTTATAGAGGAGGCAATTTCAGAGATTAAAAGGTTGGGTAAAGGAGGGCTTGTCTTCTTAAATACAGATTATACAAGCGACGATCTTGAAAAATTTGTGCATCTTCTTAATAAAAACGGCATAAAGGCTGCCTCTTACGAAAACCTCTCAAAGGTGTTAGAAGACTTTAAAGAAGGAAAAATCGATGTCCTTGTTGGCTTTTCAACATACAGAAACCCGCTTGCAAGGGGTATTGACCTGCCTTCGGTTATAAGGTATGCGCTTTTTGTTGGTGTGCCAAAAATGAAGTTTAACCTTGATGCAAAAGAAAGTGGAAGGGGCATATACTATGCAATATTGATGCTTATGCCACATATTACAAAAAGAAAAGTCCTGTCTGAAACCGAAATCGCAAAGGTTAATAGATACCTTAACATCCTCAAAAAATCCACCTATGCAATCGAAGAAAGTGAAGAAAATCCTCTTAAAAAAGCATACGAAGAGGCGGTAAGCTTCTTTAAAGAACTTCTCCAAAGGCAGGAAATTCTTGAAATCATAGAGACGACACCTGAGGTTGCCCTTGTAAAAAAGGGAGACACCTTAACTTTTGTGATTGTTGATATTACAGGTTATATCCAGGCATCAGGAAGAACTTCGCGCCTCATTGCAACAGGCCTTACAAAGGGGCTTTCTCTTGTTTTAACAAATGATATGAAGGCACTTACTGTGTTGAGAAAGAAGTTGAAGTGGTTTGTTGAAGAAGTGGATTTAGTGCCATACGAAAGCCTTGACCTTGATAAACTCATAAAAGAAATTGATGAAGATAGACGAATCGCAAAGGAAATTGAGAAAGGGAAAATCCCAAAAGAGGGCTTCAAATTCAATACAAAACTTGTAATAGTTGAGTCACCCAACAAGGCAAGAACAATTGCCTCATTCTACGGGAAACCTTTAAGGAGACGCATAGGCAACCTTGATGCATTTGAAATAATAATGAAGGATACAATCCTTACAATTGCCGCATCAAAAGGACATGTGCTCGACCTCAATAAGACCGAAGGTTACTTTGGAGTGCTTAAAAGGGATAATACATTCATACCACTCTTTGAGCCCATTGATGAAGATAGAGAAAATATCCTTAGGTCCTTAAGGAGGCTTTCGCTTGAAGTAAATGAAGTGCTTCTTGCATCTGACCCTGACACAGAGGGAGAAAAAATTAGTTATGATCTGTGGTTAAATCTCTCTCCTTTTTCAAAAGACATAAAGAGAATTGAGTTTCATGAAATAACAAAACACGCCTTTGAAAATGCAATTAGAGATTCAAGAGGTATCAACATAAACCTTGTTAAAGCACAGTTTTTAAGGAGAATTGCAGATAGGTTTGTTGGTTTTACCGTGTCGCAATACATCCAGAGGGAAAAGGGGCTTAAGACACTTTCTGCAGGAAGAGTTCAAACGCCAGTGCTTGAGTGGATTGTTGAGCGTGGAACAGAGGCAAGCAAAAAACAAAACTACCTAAAGGTGTTCGTAAACTCATACCCTGTTGAATTTAAACTTCCGAAGCCTCTTGAAGAAAGCGAACTTGATAACATTAGAAGCATAAATATAAGGGTAAAAGATAGGAAAATTGAAGACTTATTCGTTAAGCCGTTTGAAACATTTACGCTCCTTAAGGAGGCATCAAACAAACTCAAAATCCCCGTATATACAACGATGCAACTTGCTCAAGACCTTTTCGAAATGGGATTTATAACCTACCACAGGACCGATAGCATCAGGGTAAGCGATGCAGGTGTCTTTGTTGCAAAGGAATATATTACGGAGCATTTTGGAAGTGAATTCCTGAAGATAAGGCAGTATTCAAACATTGGAGGTGCACACGAGTGTATTCGTCCAACAAGAGCAATGGATGTAGAGGATTTGAAATCCTACCTCACGATGAACCCGGTTTTAGGGATAACGCCGCTTCACCTAAAACTCTATGACCTCATATTCAGACAGTTTATTGCATCGCAAATGAAAGAAACAAAAGTAGAAAAGGGAAATGTCCTTTTTGAGATAGCACTTGAAGACAAACACCTCGAAACAGAGGAAGAAGTAAATCTTTCTATTGTAGAGGAAGGTTTTAATAAGATTTTGCCGGTTGAAGTTTATGCAATTGAGGATGGAACATATCCTGTTCAAAAGAAAGTGCAATATAGAAGAAGTGAAGTGCCCTTCTATACGCATGCAACAATAATTCAAGAAATGAAAGAAAAAGGTATTGGAAGACCGTCAACATACGCAATAACAATCGAAAAACTCATCCAGAGAAGGTATGTAATAGATAAAAAAGGATACCTTATACCAACAAGGCTTGGAATTGAAGTTTTACGCCTCATAAAGAAAAATAAGAAGGTTTCGCCTTTTGTAAGCGAAGACTACACAAAAGAGCTCGAAAACAAGATGGACGAAGTTGAAGCGGGCCTCAGGGACTATAATACAGAAATTGGAGAAATATTCAGGAACCTCGAACTCGAAAAACTTGTAGAATTAACATATACAACAATCGAAGAGTAAATCTGTGATATAATTTAGCGATGGAAGAAAAATTTGATGCAATTGCAAACGAATACGACAGTTGGTTTGAAACACCAATTGGAAAAGTCGTAAAAGAACTTGAATTAAATGCACTTCTTGAGGCTGTAGGCGACCTAAAAGGGAAAAAGATGCTTGAAGTTGGCATTGGAACAGGCTTATTTGCTATGGAATTCAGGAAGCGCGGTGCTGAAGTTTATGGGATCGACCCAGCATACAACATGCTTAAGATTGCTCAATCTCGAGGTTTCGAAGTAAAATTTGGCTACGGCGAAGCAATCCCATACGAGGACAAAACATTCGACATAGTCCTTTCTATGACTTCAATGGAAAACTCAAAAGACCCAGACAAGTTTGTAAGCGAGATGGTGCGTGTTGCAAAAGATAGTGGGCGTGTTGTAATAGCAGTGCTAAATGCAATTTCTTTTTATGGTATCTCAAGAAGAATAAGGGGCATGTTTAACCCAAACGACCTATTTAGAGGCATGCACTTCTATACCTACTGGGAATTAAAAGGGCTTATGCAAAAGTACCTCTGTAATGTTGATGTAAATTCATCGGTATTTTTTAATCCATCGCCTCCGCAATTCGTACTTAACAACGCACAAAAACTCGAGCAATTCGGAAGGCGTTACCTTAAGCCCTTTGGGGCACTGCTTGTAGGAAGGGGGACAAAATGCTTATAACAGCACAATTTTCAGTATATCCCTTGAAAGTTGAAAACTACGGGGATTATGTTTACGAAGCAGTTAGAATTGTAAAAAGTTTTGGGCTTGAAGTAACAGTTGGGGCAACGAGTTCTGTAACATACGGAGACTCAGAAGTCATCTTTAAGGCGTTTAATGAAGTTATGAAACAATTCGAAGGGAAAATTCACTTCGTCTTCGTAATAACGCTTTCGAATGCATGCCCTAAGCCATAGGCAGGTAACTTAGAATGGTATACTTTTTCTATCCTTCAAGAGAAACCCTCGAGGTAAGTTTAACAGGAACAACCTGCAGCCTTAACTGCGCTCACTGCAACGCACAGTACCTCAAGGGAATGAGAACAAAAGAGGATATCCTTAATATCCTTGAAAAGAATCCCGGAAGATTCAAAAGCATCCTTATTTCAGGCGGGTCAACTCCAGAAGGAAAAGTGCCTTTAATTCCTCATATGGATTTTATTAAAAAAGTTCATTCGATGGGACTTAAACTAAACTTCCACACAGGGCTCATAAGCGAAGAAGAGATAAGAGCAATAAAGCCTTATGTTGAAAGAATTTCTTTTGACTTTGTTTATGATAACAGAGTAATTCAGGATGTATATAACCTCAAAGACAAAACAAGGGAAGACTTCGAGAAAACTTATCTTCTTATGAGAAGAATTATTGGCGGGCGTATAGAAAATGATGAGGGGCTTCCGCAGTCCCGTGTTGTGCCACACATAACCCTTGGACTAAAGTGTGGCGAAATCGACTCAGGCGAAGAGGACACCATAGACGAACTTGCTTACATTAAGCCAACGATTATCGTGATAGATGTTTTTATACCAACAAAAGGCACCCCCTACGAAAACTGCCCCACCCCAGACCTGGACAAAGTCCTTTCAATGATTGACAAGGCACATCGAAGGACATCCCGCACGACAACCCTTTTCCTTGGCTGTATGCGTCCTTTTGGAGAATATAGAGAAAGGCTTGATGTTGAGGCATACAAATTAGGTGTTAAAGGATTTGTCCTCCCCTCAAAAGCACTGAGGGATTTGGTAAAAGAAAATAACGAGGAAGTGAAGGTATTCAATGAGTGTTGTGCCCTTATATAAAGAAGAAGTACTTGAAAAAGATATAAGGGTCTCTATTGGAAGCCTTGCACTCCTTGGCTTAAAGGATGTAAAAATATTTGCAAAGCCAACAACAATTTATCTTATGGTTGAGGAGCGTTGCCTCTATAACTGCCTTTACTGTGCACAGTCAAGAAGTTCAAAGGCAAACATTGAAAACCTTTCAAGAGTTACATGGCCAAAAGAGAAGTTTAAAAATGTGCTTAACGCACTTATTACACACGAAAACGATTACAAGCGGATTTGCTTCCAGGTTGTAAACGGCAAAAACTATTACGAAGACCTTGTGGGATTCTTGAAAGTTCTCAAAGATGAAGGTATTCAAAAGCCAATTTCTATCTCCATAAGAGAGCCAAATTTAAAACACATAAGAGAACTTTTTTTACTTGGTGTAGAGCGCATTGGTCTTCCAATTGATGTTGTTTCAAAGGAATATTTTTCTGAGATTAGGGGGGGCAATTTCGAAGAAAGCGTAAAAGGGATCCTTGAGGCTTCTTCTGAATTTAAAGGAAAGATAACAACGCATATAATAGTAGGGCTTAAAGAAACAGATTTTGAATTATACGATGCAATGAAAATGTTTTTTGAACACAATGTGCTTGTTTCACTTTTCGCTTTTACTCCCGTAAAAGGGACACCCTTAGAAAACCATCCAAAAGTACCAATTGGACGTTACAGGAAATTTCAGTTTGTAAGGTCTCTTTTCTTTAAGAAGATTTCCTTTAAGCCAGTTTTTGACGGCACTAACCTTACAGGCATTGAAATGGATCTCGATAAGGATAAAATCCTCAATCTTTTAAATGACCCTTCAAATTACATAACTCAAGGCTGCCCAAACTGTAACAGGCCTTTTTATAACGAGATGCCAAAGGGACCATTCTACAACTTCCCGGAAAAGCCAACTGATATGAGTTTCGTTTTTAAGGACTTTGTAAAAGAAGTCTTTGATGGAAAAGTCATATTCAAGTGATGATAATAGTTTCAAAAAACTAATACTTCTCCTTGAGGTAGGCGCATTTCTTCACGATATCGGAAAACTTTCACGGTATTTCTTAACATCGAAAGCAAAAGGAATAAAGGGGCTTGATTTTCACGGACAGATAATCTTTATAGACCTTATGCAAAACCGTGTGCCAAAAAATCTCTATATCTTCCTTAACATTGAAATCTATAAATTCTTAGGAATTAATCCATCAAGTTTGCCTTTTGAAACTGATTTTACACTCCTCCATATGATCTGCGCACATCATGGTTGCAATAGATGTTTAAGAAAACCGCCCTGCAACCTTAAGGACAAAATTGAAGACTACAAGATAATGGCACTTTTAAAAACCTTAGACCATATGGACGCATCAAATCCGCTTGACTCAGGAAAACAGGGCTACAGGGATGTATATATCGATAGGTTCTTTGAGGATCCCATAAGAATTGATATAGACGCACTTGATAAAAAACGCATAGAACTCTACAACAAATTGGATTCTGCACTTATTGATGCTCACTTTGAAAAGGATTTCGATATAAAGTCCTTTAGAAAAAAGGTGATTGAATATTCAAAGGAACCGTTTTTGGGGACACTTTCAGAAACACGCCTCTTTGCAAATGATATTACCCTTTTTGACCACTCGTTTGCAACAGCAACTTTAATGAAAATGTATCTCAGCGCATTTTTCAATTTTGGTATGCCTTTTCCGAACTCCTTCTCGAGGGTAAATTACTCCTTCGTAAAGTCGAGTGTAAAATCCTTAAATATGATTGAAGAGGAACTTGCACTTTCAAATGTTATAATTTTAGATCGTGATTTTGTAATATTCCCGTATCCTTATCTAAACAATAGAAAAGTTAGGAAGGCACTTCAAAAACTTCTGGGTGATTTTGAGGTCATAAAAGACCCTTATGACTTATTCCCACAATATAAAGAATACCTTATGTCGCTAAAGGTTAAAAACATAGAGGACATAAAAGAAGGATACGACTACAAAAAGGCAATCTATGATATTAAGAAGGTTGTTTACTTTGCAATGCTCGAAGAAAAGGAAAAATTGTTATCCAAAATGAAAAGTTTTACACGGCACATAAGGAATGTCTCAAACGGCGTAAAAAAAGACAGAGTGAATTTTGTAAAATTCCTTAAAAAACTCGTTGAATTAAAGCGCCTTAAAAAGCATATCGACTCATCGCCAACAGCAGATGAAATAAGAAAGTTTCTTAAAGTGCGTTCCTCAAAAGAAATCGAACCTTCAATTGAAGAATACTTTGACCTTATAACCTCACCAATACGCCCGCCATCGCCAAAAGAGATGTCAAAGATGTTTTTGAAATACTATAGAAAAACTCATTCGTTTAAAAAAGTCCTCGCACACTTTGTCATAACAAGACCAATGACTCTTGGAAGGGTAGTTGCATTTTCTCGCCTCGTTTACAGAGACCCACAAAACACGCATAAAAACTAACCTTATAAAAATCGTCCTTCTCAGAAGGATAAAAATTATAAAATTTGTCCTTGACAGAAGGATAAGTTTCCTAACCTGGGGTGGTTTTCCAGAAGTAGCACTTGCGAACACAGACTTCGAAAAGAAAAAAATTCTTGAAGAATACCTGAATGCAATGTTCTTTAAAGACATTGTAGAAAGATACGAAATATCAAACTTGCCGCTAATAAAGACGCTTTTTGACCAGCTTTTTTCGTCATATTCTACTAAAATCTCACTAACAGCAATATACAAGCAGTATAAAGATAAACTATCATTTTCTAAGGATTCTCTTTTTGAATACTACAGATACTTCCTTGAAAGTATGCTTGTTTTTGAGGTAAGAAAGTTTACAGACTCTGTATATAAAAGGGCAAGAAATCCTGCAAAATTATATCTTGTAGATGTTGGACTTGCAAAGGATACATTTTCAAAAAACTTTGGAAAAAGACTCGAAAACATAGTTTTTATTGAATTGAAAAGAAGAGGTTACGAGATATTTTACTTCGATGAGAAAAGAGAGTGCGACTTTATTGCTAAAAAAGATAACGAGTTTATACCAATTCAAGTAACCTATGAATTGAACGATTTAAACAGAACAAGAGAATTAGAGGGAGTTGTAGAAGCATGTAAATTTCTCGGGGTTAAAAGAGGCTTAATTTTAACAAATGAAGACGAGGAAGAACTCAAATTTGACGATATAATAGTAGATGTTATACCAGCTTACAAGTGGTTACTTAGTCAATCCTAATACTTTTTTGAGGTATTGCCCGGTGTAGGATTTTGGGTTGTTTGCAACTTCCTCTGGAGTGCCCGTTGCAACAACATAACCTCCACGCTCTCCCCCCTCAGGACCAAGGTCAATAATATAATCTGCAGACTTTATGACATCAAGGTTATGCTCAATAATAATGACCGTGTTCCCCTGATTTACAAGTCTCTGAAGAACATCTATGAGTTTGTGAACATCTGCAAAGTGAAGCCCTGTTGTTGGCTCATCAAGAAAATAGACAGTCCTGCCGGTGCCCCTTTTTTGAAGTTCAGAAGCAAGTTTTACCCTCTGCGCCTCGCCACCTGAAAGCGTTGTTGCAGATTGCCCCAACTTTATGTAGCCAAGCCCAACATCGTCCAGAAATTGGAGTTTTCGCTTGATCTCAGGGATATTCTCAAAGAATGCAAGGGCTTCCTTTACGCTCATCTCAAGCACATCAGCAATGCTTTTGCCTTTGTATTTTATTTCAAGTGTCTCCTTGTTATACCTCTTTCCGTGGCACACCTCACAGGGCACATAAACATCAGGCAAAAACTGCATCTCTACCTTAATATAGCCGTTACCTTCACACGCTTCGCATCTTCCACCTGGCACATTAAAACTGAATCTTCCAGCCTTGTAGCCCTTTGCCTTTGATTCAGGAAGGCTTGCAAAAAGTTCCCTTATGGGTGTAAATGCACCTGTATATGTTGCAGGGTTCGAACGAGGCGTCCTTCCAATCGGCGACTGGTCAACCATTACGACTTTATCAATATACTCTATACCTTCGATTTTATCGTGTTTGCCAGGTTCTTCCTTTGTCTTATAAAGTTTCTTCATTAGCGCCTTATAAAGAATGTCATAAATAAGTGTGGATTTTCCAGAGCCAGATACACCTGTAACACATATGAATGTGTGAAGTGGAAAGGCAACATCGATATTCTTGAGGTTGTGTTCCCTTGCGCCAATTACTACAAGAAATTCACCGTTTCCTTTTCGCCTCTCCTCTGGCACAGGTATCTTTAACTCCCCCTTCAGGTATTGACCCGTTAAAGACCTATGCTCGTTTATAATGTCCTGAAGAGTTCCTGTCTTAACGACATATCCGCCCTCTTCACCTGCTCCAGGTCCAATGTCGATTATGTAATCTGCTTCTCTTATTGTCTCCTCATCGTGTTCAACAACAATTACAGTATTTCCAAGGTTTCTTAGTTCTTTAAGGGTGTTTAGAAGTTTATCGGTATCCCTTGGATGAAGCCCAATTGAAGGCTCATCGAGCACATAGAGGACACCAACAAGTTTCGAGCCTACCTGGGTTGCAAGACGAATCCTTTGCGCTTCGCCACCTGCAAGCGTCTCGGAGGGTCTGTCGAGGGTAAGATAGGATAAGCCCACATCAAGCAAGAATTTAAGCCTGTTTTTTATTTCCTTTATAATCTGGTGCGAAATCATTTTTTCCTTTTCGGTCAGTTTCTTTTCAAGATTTATGAAAAATCTGTACGCTTGATTTACAGACATAGAAGTTAAGTCTGCAATGTTTATTCCGTCAACAGTAACTGCAAGGGCTTCTGGTTTTAACCTTTTTCCGTGGCACACAGGACACTCGACACGCCGCATAAACTTCTCATATTCCTCTTTCATATTTTCCGATTCTGTTTCGTTATAACGCCTCTTAAGGAGATTAACTATACCTTCGAAGTATGTTGAAAAACTGTAAGTTTCGCCATTCTTTGAGGTGACTCTAACAGGAGTTTTTCCCTCTGTCCCATAGAAAATTACATCAAGTTCGTCCTTCGAAAGTTTCTTTAATGGCTTGTAGGTATCAATACCGTATTTCCGAGCAACCTGTAAAAGAATCTGAAATGTGTAGGTATCAAAGCCCCTAAAACCTGGTATTTGAATAGCGCCTTCTTCCAGGCTCAGATTCCAGTCACGCACTATTAAATCAGGGTCTGGCTCAATTTTAAAGCCAAGCCCAGTACATTCAGGGCAAGCGCCATAAGGAGAATTAAATGAAAATAAACGTGGCTCAATCTCTTCAATGGAAAACCCGCACACAGGACATGCAAATTTAGATGAGTAGAGATATTCCTGCCCTTCTTCGTCCCTCACTTTAACCACACCATCGCCTTCGCTAAGGGCAAGTTCAATCGAATCTTCGATACGGCTTTTTTCATCATCCACAACAACCACTCTATCAATAACGAGGTCTATATCATGCTTCTTGTTCTTATCGAGAGGGATTTCCTCCTGAAGTAAGTGCATTTCATTATCCACTCTTACTCTCACATATCCCTTTTTGAGATACTTTTCGAAAAGTGCCTTGTATTCTCCTTTTCTTCCTCGGACAAGAGGCGCAAGGATTTCGATTTTTTTATGTGGAAGGTTCTTAAAAATCTGCTCGACAATCTCGTCTGGTGTTTGCTTTTTTATTTCAGTGCCGTCATTAGGGCAATGCGGAACGCCAATACGTGCATAAAGAAGCCTGAGATAATCATAAATCTCGGTCATTGTGCCAACAGTTGAGCGAGGGTTTTTGCTTGCGCTCTTTTGGTCAATTGCAATGGCAGGAGAAAGCCCTTCAATCACATCGACATCGGGCTTTTCCATAAGACCAATAAACTGCCTTGCATATGCAGAAAGCGACTCTACATAACGCCTCTGCCCCTCTGCGTAAATCGTGTCAAAGGCAAGAGAAGATTTGCCAGAACCTGATACACCCGTTATAACAACAAGTTTATTACGAGGAATGGTAAGGGTGATGTTCTTGAGATTGTGAACCCTTGCCCCTTTTATGTAAATGTCATCTCTCATATTCTGCAATCCAAACAAAGAAATACACAAAAACGATTATGGAAATGTAATTGAGGATTATTGGAAATATATACTCTGAACTTGCAATTGCACCAAAAACGGATACAACCGCAACAATAACGGAGTAAATGCTTCCTATTGTAAGAGATGCCCTGAAATACTTTTTAAAGTCAAGAAGGCTCTTTTTCATGGCTTCGAGGTAAGGATAATTTGTAAGTTCAAATGGAAGTCTTGCAAAAAGCACCATAGGAATAATCTGGCTTATGAATATGAGAAACATAACTAAATGGATGTCCTGAAGATTGTTAAGGACGGGGACCATAATGAAATAATTTATAATAAACTTTAGGATAGTAATTGTAAGAATGCCGTAAAAAGGAGCAATTGTTTTAAAGTTTTCAACGAGCGGTATGCTTGCAAGGAACACTGTTTCAATTCCAATGTAAGTTATGGGTAAGAAAATATTAAACACTTGGGATAAAATACCAGGCAA encodes the following:
- a CDS encoding peroxiredoxin — protein: MEEVKRLPLLGEKFPEFTVKTTHGVKKLPDDYKGKWLVLFSHPADFTPVCTTEFVAFAKRYDQFKKLNTELLGLSIDQVFSHIKWVEWIENTLKVQIPFPIIADDRGQVAEALGMLHPNKGTNTVRAVFVIDDKGILRLMLYYPQELGRNMDEILRIVEGLQLADKEGVAIPANWPNNELIKDEVIVPPAADVETASKRMKEYTCYDWWFCHKKAK
- a CDS encoding indolepyruvate oxidoreductase subunit beta, whose translation is MQYNIYITGVGGQGVVKTSIVIGQACIKKGINVVTSEIHGMSQRGGVVPVEVRIGDVNGPIIKSGSADLLLAFEPLEALRSLPKMNENTIAVVNTAEIVPFTASLGISEYLTSAEYINELKKHLKVVIPVDAEGIAKEVGDSILSNMVILGVGASVPNFPVEKEFIEEAIKESFKPQYVNLNIKAFNRGYEFGKENFK
- the rgy gene encoding reverse gyrase; this encodes METIPTIYKRLCPNCGNDVTDERLKLGLTCEICLDKVVPKEKICDYLKIEQFKAVCTLRKHIANFKESFKETFGMDLSTLQEMWATRFFLNNSFALIAPTGIGKTTFGLTLSKYITERNLGFVYLIFPTNILVKQAKERLIKYGVDENDIVAYDSNLPKKELQVLKSRINDADFRILITTTNFLYKNFDSVPKGLYSLVFIDDVDSVLKNSKNIDKILKLLNFNDADIDKTMNLINLKRMFLSKKIDEDTLNRAQEEVAKIKEKRKGVLIVSSATTNPKSKKVLLFRELLDFEVGKVVSTLRNVIDAYKLTQKDLIEEAISEIKRLGKGGLVFLNTDYTSDDLEKFVHLLNKNGIKAASYENLSKVLEDFKEGKIDVLVGFSTYRNPLARGIDLPSVIRYALFVGVPKMKFNLDAKESGRGIYYAILMLMPHITKRKVLSETEIAKVNRYLNILKKSTYAIEESEENPLKKAYEEAVSFFKELLQRQEILEIIETTPEVALVKKGDTLTFVIVDITGYIQASGRTSRLIATGLTKGLSLVLTNDMKALTVLRKKLKWFVEEVDLVPYESLDLDKLIKEIDEDRRIAKEIEKGKIPKEGFKFNTKLVIVESPNKARTIASFYGKPLRRRIGNLDAFEIIMKDTILTIAASKGHVLDLNKTEGYFGVLKRDNTFIPLFEPIDEDRENILRSLRRLSLEVNEVLLASDPDTEGEKISYDLWLNLSPFSKDIKRIEFHEITKHAFENAIRDSRGININLVKAQFLRRIADRFVGFTVSQYIQREKGLKTLSAGRVQTPVLEWIVERGTEASKKQNYLKVFVNSYPVEFKLPKPLEESELDNIRSINIRVKDRKIEDLFVKPFETFTLLKEASNKLKIPVYTTMQLAQDLFEMGFITYHRTDSIRVSDAGVFVAKEYITEHFGSEFLKIRQYSNIGGAHECIRPTRAMDVEDLKSYLTMNPVLGITPLHLKLYDLIFRQFIASQMKETKVEKGNVLFEIALEDKHLETEEEVNLSIVEEGFNKILPVEVYAIEDGTYPVQKKVQYRRSEVPFYTHATIIQEMKEKGIGRPSTYAITIEKLIQRRYVIDKKGYLIPTRLGIEVLRLIKKNKKVSPFVSEDYTKELENKMDEVEAGLRDYNTEIGEIFRNLELEKLVELTYTTIEE
- a CDS encoding class I SAM-dependent methyltransferase, yielding MEEKFDAIANEYDSWFETPIGKVVKELELNALLEAVGDLKGKKMLEVGIGTGLFAMEFRKRGAEVYGIDPAYNMLKIAQSRGFEVKFGYGEAIPYEDKTFDIVLSMTSMENSKDPDKFVSEMVRVAKDSGRVVIAVLNAISFYGISRRIRGMFNPNDLFRGMHFYTYWELKGLMQKYLCNVDVNSSVFFNPSPPQFVLNNAQKLEQFGRRYLKPFGALLVGRGTKCL
- a CDS encoding thiamine-binding protein; protein product: MLITAQFSVYPLKVENYGDYVYEAVRIVKSFGLEVTVGATSSVTYGDSEVIFKAFNEVMKQFEGKIHFVFVITLSNACPKP
- a CDS encoding radical SAM protein translates to MSVVPLYKEEVLEKDIRVSIGSLALLGLKDVKIFAKPTTIYLMVEERCLYNCLYCAQSRSSKANIENLSRVTWPKEKFKNVLNALITHENDYKRICFQVVNGKNYYEDLVGFLKVLKDEGIQKPISISIREPNLKHIRELFLLGVERIGLPIDVVSKEYFSEIRGGNFEESVKGILEASSEFKGKITTHIIVGLKETDFELYDAMKMFFEHNVLVSLFAFTPVKGTPLENHPKVPIGRYRKFQFVRSLFFKKISFKPVFDGTNLTGIEMDLDKDKILNLLNDPSNYITQGCPNCNRPFYNEMPKGPFYNFPEKPTDMSFVFKDFVKEVFDGKVIFK